The nucleotide sequence TGTCTACTTGATCAAGTACACTCAAATGAATAACAAATTCTAAATCTACATTCTGCGCAATGGAAGCGATGGAATCAAGTTCAAAAGTATTACTGTTTCCAATTACATACAAGAAGTTTTCATTGTCAAAATGATTAATCAAATAATTTTCTTCTTTAAATGCAGATCTATAGAGGATTGTCTTTTGGACATCATATTGATTGAAACTGATGGTGATTGAAAAATCTCCACTGGCTAAAATACTAACCAAACCTGAATCGCTTACCACGGCTATGTTCGTTTCACTTGATGTGAAAGTAACTGATTTGTCATGATTCAGACCGGAAACATTTTCGCTTCCGGTATTGAAGAATATTTCTCCAATAGACAATTGAATTTCATTGCCAATTTCTGGAACATCCGGATTATAAAATTTATTTCTAATATTTAAAATATCATTTTCGCTGATGATATTACCTGATTCCAAAATCTGCATATTGGTAATAGCACTCACGTAAAGCGTGACACTTCTGCTGATGGACGTATCAGCAACAGAGGTTGCTGTGAATGTAACTTCCCCGTACTCATGAACTGTAATCACACCCCTACGATCGATTTCAGCAATTTCTTCTTGACTGGATGTATAGGTAACCCTTTTATCCGATACAATAACACCATCATTCACATTACTAAAATTGCTCAGTTTTAATCTTAAAGTTTCGTTGCCAGAATGATAGATATCCATAGGAGTCATCAATTCTATATCACCATTTGGAAAACTGAGTGTGAACTCTTTAATCTCATATCCATTTATAAAATGCAATAGGATAGGAACATTATGCATATCCGTAAGTTCATCCTTAAACTCACCATCCAGCGTATACTCGTCATTCCCTATGGTTATTGTCGGAAAATCTAACGGTTCATCAAGATCCATTAAATCTAAAAAATCAGGTTCAAATTCAACCATATTAGGAAATATGAGTTTGGTGTTCTCTCCAATCGGTAAAGATTTTGAGAATATGTATTGAACCGTTGATGGAAACTTAATCAGAGTCAATTGAGTCAATCTAACATCTGAGTATAATTCACCCTCTACATCAAAAAAGTTGTTCGTAATCAATTCAATGTCTTTTTCAAACATAGTTGATTTTGCCGAGGAGGGGTCTAAAGAATAGTTCCCTTCATTTGTGAAAAATAGCGTTTGACTAAGAATGGTTTCAAATTCATGTTGATACAGAGATGCTGAGCCAACACGTTGTATGAGTTGTGTAAATGTTTCATAGTTACTTACACTATAAAAAGATGAAATTATGTTTGAAAGTTCGGATCCGCTTTGATCTAGAAACAAGTATGATTTATTTGTTTCATATGCAAATGCTTCCGGAACATAGTTCCATACAGAACTATTAGATGTATTAACCGGTCTTCCAAGACTCAGTTGAAATCCGTTTGTTTCCGGTAAATCATCTATGTTCTTAGCTAATTGCAGCTGGAGACTACTGATGTCAAACCAATAATGATATCCTTGATTTATAGATCTAGGATGTGTCCTAAAATCTCCCTCTATCAATTCATCTAACAAATCTCTTACTTCCTGCATGGTTTGTGGTGCATTAAAATTGAGTTGATATTTCTTAACAGTCAGCGCACTGTTTAATTGAGCGACTTCCTGTCTATCTGAACTTAAGTTTGCATGATCCACATATGCCATGTAAGAGACGGTTGCCACCGTTGCCAAGATAGCAATAATGGCAATCACAACAATTAATTCTACTAATGTAAATCCCCTTTTTAACCTTGTTTTCATATGGTCTATATTTCCTCCCTATTTATTCGTTTTCAAAACTTGTGAGTGTATCATACTCTTCAATTGACGTAACACCATCTAAAACCAGTTTACGACAACTGTCAATAATCATCATGGTTTGACTTTCAAGCACTTTGCCTCTGATTTCATCCACATGAACGTGGGCATTTTCAATCATTTGTTTCATATCATGCGTCATACCAATGACTTCAAAAACTGCTTGTCTGCCATAGTAACCAGTTTGATGGCATGCTCTGCATCCAACTGCATGATAGATGGTTTGTGGTTTTTTAAGTTTCAGTCTATCTGTCTCAGCCGGCGTGGTTAGAGCACTTCTTTTACAGTTTGAACAAAGTTTTCTAACCAATCTTTGGGCAATTGCGCCCAGCAATGCATCCGCCAGCAAGTATCTAGGCACGCCCATATCCGCCATACGCGTAATCGCGCCAATGGTGTCATTCGTATGCAATGTTGAAAAGACTAAGTGTCCTGTGATGGCCGCTCGAATGGCCATTTGTGTGTGTCTTAATGAGTGAATACTGCGTCAAAGAGATGAAATCATCATCTACCTTGAGTGTATGTGCATCAATTTCAATCTGTTGAGCCTGATCAAACAACTGTTGAAAGTATTGATCCAGCAGTATGATTTCCTCCATATAACTCTGCTCATCTCTCTGCGATAGCATGTGCGAAGAAAAAACAGCTATCATCGTCACCATGAGTAACAGAATTGCACTAACCGCAATAGAAATAATCATTTCAACCAACGTAAATCCCTTTTTCATCACATCACCTTGTTTTTAGTCTCATTGAGAACAAAATTGCACAGTATTTGGCATTTTTATATCATATCTTCATATGTCATCATCAATCCGTTTTCCATATGACTGCACACACAACTTTCCATAAGGATTTTCAACTATGCTTTATGCAGTTGTATAGTTTACGTTAAATGAACTTGTAGTATGTTTACCACCATCTGGCGTTGTATAGGTCAATGTCACCGTAGAGGTCTCGGATGATAAACTTGCGGATACAACCGCCGTTGTGCTTCCTGTTAATCCAATACTCTCTGCTAAATCATCAAACCAAGTTTCAAGCGCCTCTTTAAGTGCTTCCACTAATTCAGCATCATCTTTTGGATCAACTGAAAGATCAACCGTAAATGATAGATTGACCAAATGAACTGGATCATCTGTATTCAACAATGATTCACTGCGTGCAACTGTTTCTAGTTGACTATATTCCTGTTGTGCCTTTGAATTTCTTGCACTTTCTAAAAATGTCGTATAACTAACGACTGCAACAGTTGATAGAATGGCTACAATAGCGATCACAACAATCAACTCAACAAGTGTAAAACCTTTTTTACTACGATTCAATTTCAATGCCTTTTGCATATATAAATCTGCTTTTATGTATGATGTTTTTCAATAATATGATGTTTCTTGTTTTCAAATACATGTGCAAAACCGTATAACCATAAAACCAACACTGGATAGATGGGTAATAAATATACAAAATAAATCGGAATCCAACTATATAGCCATTCAAATATCCATACCCCTTCTGGAACAAAGACAAATGAGTATGTGTCCATTCTAGAAACACCTTCATAGGTCATCAAGAGCCATGAACCAAAACCCGATAATGCAAAGTAAAGCAGTACCATGATAGATACAGACATCATATATTTTTTCTCTGGATAATAGCGACCACTTGCCAACATGAGTGTCGGCAATAAAACCGCAATGAAGTGATTCATCCAAAAATTAATAAAAGATATATGATACCAAGGTAATTGTGTTAATGAACGATTATAGGTAATCAATGTAGTGGACGCAGCAAATAATGCAAATCCAAACAAATAATTTTTAATACGTTTATTTTTAGTGAATACTGCAGCGGGCAATAAAATAAAGTTAAAATTGCATACCTGCAGTTGCTGTTTCAATAGCGTGATGAAATCAAAGCCTCTATCAAAGGATAGATGCATGGCATATCTAAAGAAAATACCGAAAGCACCAGTGAGAGCAAGTAGCATAAAGATAACTTCTTGCCAAAAGGGACTGATCTTCTTAATCAAAAAAATACCCGCTATCAAAATGGTACAACTTACCAACAAATACCCTATATGCTC is from Acholeplasma equirhinis and encodes:
- a CDS encoding GspE/PulE family protein; the encoded protein is MAIRAAITGHLVFSTLHTNDTIGAITRMADMGVPRYLLADALLGAIAQRLVRKLCSNCKRSALTTPAETDRLKLKKPQTIYHAVGCRACHQTGYYGRQAVFEVIGMTHDMKQMIENAHVHVDEIRGKVLESQTMMIIDSCRKLVLDGVTSIEEYDTLTSFENE
- a CDS encoding PulJ/GspJ family protein translates to MKKGFTLVEMIISIAVSAILLLMVTMIAVFSSHMLSQRDEQSYMEEIILLDQYFQQLFDQAQQIEIDAHTLKVDDDFISLTQYSLIKTHTNGHSSGHHRTLSLFNIAYE
- a CDS encoding type II secretion system protein, with the protein product MNRSKKGFTLVELIVVIAIVAILSTVAVVSYTTFLESARNSKAQQEYSQLETVARSESLLNTDDPVHLVNLSFTVDLSVDPKDDAELVEALKEALETWFDDLAESIGLTGSTTAVVSASLSSETSTVTLTYTTPDGGKHTTSSFNVNYTTA
- a CDS encoding TMEM164 family acyltransferase; this encodes MALGGIEHIGYLLVSCTILIAGIFLIKKISPFWQEVIFMLLALTGAFGIFFRYAMHLSFDRGFDFITLLKQQLQVCNFNFILLPAAVFTKNKRIKNYLFGFALFAASTTLITYNRSLTQLPWYHISFINFWMNHFIAVLLPTLMLASGRYYPEKKYMMSVSIMVLLYFALSGFGSWLLMTYEGVSRMDTYSFVFVPEGVWIFEWLYSWIPIYFVYLLPIYPVLVLWLYGFAHVFENKKHHIIEKHHT